A region from the Bacteroidia bacterium genome encodes:
- a CDS encoding segregation/condensation protein A: protein MNYKISLPVFEGPFDLLLFFIERDELDIYDIPIHKLTNDFLAYIQEMERKDIELAAEFMIVAATLMSIKAKMLIPRLNVNEKGEKVDPREELVNRILEYKRYKVAVAELQLLESIRLEQFSRGFVQKEQEFLKNTITPEEELLPVNLYTLLKTYKRLLEKHHLQKNIVPHTIEQYPYTIETQIEFLNAQLGQYQKLSFVQIISINSNRFFVLFTFLAILQLAQEQKIELIVGEGYNNFWIMKSPANISS, encoded by the coding sequence ATGAACTATAAAATCTCTCTACCTGTCTTTGAAGGTCCTTTTGACTTACTGCTTTTTTTTATAGAGAGAGATGAGTTAGATATTTATGACATTCCGATTCATAAACTGACTAACGACTTTTTAGCCTACATTCAAGAAATGGAACGAAAGGATATAGAGCTAGCAGCCGAGTTTATGATTGTAGCGGCTACGCTTATGTCTATCAAAGCAAAGATGCTTATTCCAAGATTGAACGTAAATGAAAAAGGTGAAAAAGTAGATCCCCGTGAAGAGTTAGTCAATCGCATATTGGAATACAAGCGTTACAAAGTAGCGGTTGCGGAACTTCAACTTTTAGAAAGTATTCGTTTAGAGCAATTCAGCCGAGGTTTTGTTCAAAAGGAGCAAGAGTTTTTAAAAAATACAATTACCCCCGAAGAGGAGCTACTTCCTGTTAATTTGTACACTTTACTAAAAACTTACAAAAGGTTGTTAGAAAAGCATCATTTGCAGAAAAACATTGTGCCGCATACGATAGAGCAGTACCCCTATACTATTGAAACTCAAATAGAGTTTCTCAATGCTCAGTTGGGTCAATATCAAAAGCTTTCTTTTGTGCAGATTATCAGCATCAATTCTAATCGTTTTTTTGTCTTATTTACATTTTTAGCCATTTTGCAGTTGGCACAAGAGCAGAAAATTGAGCTCATTGTAGGAGAGGGCTACAATAACTTTTGGATTATGAAATCGCCTGCGAATATTTCAAGCTAG
- a CDS encoding aldehyde dehydrogenase family protein, whose amino-acid sequence MKNIKQVLHRLGIEEINAAASTGVNWAHDNNAEPIVIKSPVDGERIAAVNTCSVQDYEYIIQTAQKAFEYWRIVPAPKRGEIIRQIGDKFREYKEDLGYLVSYEMGKIYQEGLGEVQEMIDICDFAVGLSRQLYGLTMHSERPQHRMYEQWHPLGIVGIISAFNFPVAVWSWNAMIAAVCGNVCVWKPSIKVPLSAIAVQNILKEVLLKNNLPEGIFNLIIGNRQIGDIMAKDRRIPLISATGSTRMGIAVGKAVAERLGRSLLELGGNNAVIITPHADLDMAIRAVVFGAVGTAGQRCTSTRRLIIHESIYEEVKQRLIKVYQQLPIGNPLEEGILVGPLIDKQAVENMQKALENVQKEGGKLIYGGEVLTGKGYETGTYVRPALVEAENHYPTVQEETFAPILYLLKYQTIEEAIAIQNGVRQGLSSAIFSLNLREVELFLSHVGSDCGIANVNIGTSGAEIGGAFGGEKETGGGRESGSDSWKAYMRRQTNTINWGTSLPLAQGIKFDI is encoded by the coding sequence ATGAAAAACATCAAACAAGTTTTACACCGATTGGGCATTGAAGAAATTAACGCCGCAGCTAGCACAGGTGTTAATTGGGCACACGATAATAATGCAGAACCTATCGTCATCAAATCCCCTGTGGATGGAGAGCGCATAGCAGCGGTTAATACTTGCTCTGTACAAGATTATGAATACATCATTCAAACAGCTCAAAAAGCTTTTGAATACTGGCGCATAGTTCCTGCACCCAAAAGAGGAGAAATTATACGACAAATAGGTGATAAATTTCGTGAATACAAAGAGGATTTAGGTTACTTAGTTAGCTATGAAATGGGAAAAATTTACCAAGAAGGTTTAGGCGAAGTGCAGGAAATGATAGATATATGTGATTTTGCCGTAGGCTTATCTCGCCAACTGTATGGATTGACCATGCACTCTGAACGACCTCAACACAGAATGTATGAACAATGGCACCCTTTGGGAATAGTAGGAATTATTTCTGCTTTTAATTTTCCCGTGGCGGTTTGGTCCTGGAATGCTATGATAGCCGCAGTGTGCGGAAATGTATGCGTATGGAAACCTTCTATTAAAGTGCCTTTGTCAGCTATTGCTGTTCAAAATATCCTCAAAGAGGTACTGCTTAAAAACAACCTTCCCGAAGGTATATTTAACCTTATCATCGGAAATAGACAAATAGGCGATATCATGGCAAAAGACCGAAGAATACCTTTAATCTCTGCCACAGGTTCTACACGTATGGGAATAGCCGTGGGCAAAGCCGTAGCTGAACGATTAGGCAGAAGTTTATTAGAACTCGGTGGAAATAATGCAGTAATTATTACTCCACACGCAGATTTAGATATGGCTATCAGGGCGGTAGTATTTGGAGCTGTAGGTACCGCAGGACAACGATGCACTAGCACACGTAGGTTGATTATCCACGAAAGTATTTACGAAGAGGTTAAGCAAAGACTTATCAAAGTTTATCAACAACTTCCGATTGGAAATCCCCTTGAAGAAGGAATTTTAGTAGGACCTTTGATTGATAAACAAGCCGTTGAAAATATGCAGAAAGCACTTGAAAATGTTCAAAAAGAAGGAGGTAAGTTAATATACGGCGGTGAAGTACTTACAGGAAAAGGCTATGAAACAGGAACTTACGTCAGACCTGCATTGGTTGAAGCTGAAAATCACTATCCAACTGTACAAGAAGAAACTTTTGCACCCATTTTATATTTGCTCAAATATCAAACCATAGAGGAAGCTATTGCTATTCAAAATGGGGTAAGACAAGGTTTATCTTCTGCTATTTTTTCTCTCAATTTACGTGAAGTAGAGTTGTTTTTAAGTCATGTAGGTTCAGATTGTGGAATTGCCAATGTGAATATTGGTACTTCGGGAGCGGAAATTGGGGGTGCTTTTGGAGGTGAAAAAGAAACAGGTGGAGGGCGAGAATCAGGTTCAGATAGTTGGAAAGCTTACATGCGCAGACAAACTAATACGATCAATTGGGGTACTTCATTACCTCTTGCGCAGGGAATTAAATTTGATATATAA
- a CDS encoding isopenicillin N synthase family oxygenase, translating into MKTVPNVDLADFLSGDPQRKQKFVEEIGNAYREVGFVTVTNHGIDQELIKKLYEQVIAFFNLPLEVKKKYEIEALAGQRGYTSFGREHAKNSTVPDLKEFYHVGQEVTDDDPIKNEYPANIFPDEELPEFRTVTLSIYRQFENTGRYILRALALYLKLDEFYFDKHIHNGNSILRPIHYPPIEGDIPEGAVRAAAHEDINLITLLIGASAEGLEVLTRSGEWIPVTVLPNQIVVNAGDMLQRLSNNVIRSTTHRVVNPPKELLKTSRYSIPFFLHPRSDMDLSCLPHCITPDNPKQYPDITAGEYLNERLVELGLKK; encoded by the coding sequence ATGAAAACAGTTCCAAATGTGGATCTTGCTGATTTTCTAAGTGGAGATCCGCAAAGAAAGCAAAAATTCGTAGAAGAGATAGGAAATGCCTATCGCGAAGTAGGTTTTGTTACAGTAACCAACCACGGCATTGATCAAGAACTAATCAAAAAGTTATACGAGCAAGTCATTGCCTTTTTCAATTTACCGCTTGAAGTAAAAAAGAAATATGAAATAGAAGCGCTAGCAGGGCAGAGAGGATACACTTCATTTGGTAGAGAACATGCCAAAAACTCCACAGTTCCTGACTTAAAAGAATTTTACCATGTTGGACAAGAAGTAACAGATGATGACCCCATTAAAAACGAATATCCTGCTAATATTTTTCCTGATGAAGAGCTACCTGAATTTAGAACAGTAACTTTATCTATTTACCGTCAGTTTGAAAATACTGGGCGATATATACTTAGAGCACTAGCACTATACCTTAAACTAGATGAGTTTTACTTTGACAAGCACATTCATAACGGCAATAGTATTCTTAGACCTATTCATTATCCACCTATTGAAGGGGATATTCCTGAGGGTGCAGTGCGGGCAGCAGCTCATGAAGACATTAACTTAATTACTTTACTCATTGGAGCCTCAGCCGAAGGATTAGAAGTGCTTACTCGTTCAGGAGAGTGGATACCTGTAACAGTTTTACCTAACCAGATTGTAGTTAATGCAGGGGATATGTTGCAGCGGTTATCTAATAATGTTATTCGTTCTACAACACACAGAGTAGTTAATCCACCCAAGGAGCTGCTCAAAACTTCGCGGTATTCTATTCCTTTCTTTTTACATCCTCGTTCAGATATGGATTTGAGTTGTTTACCTCATTGCATTACACCTGATAATCCCAAGCAATATCCTGATATTACAGCAGGTGAATATCTTAATGAACGATTGGTAGAGTTAGGGCTTAAAAAGTAG
- the kdsA gene encoding 3-deoxy-8-phosphooctulonate synthase — MAKKIVQVGNIACGADKLFLISGPCVIESEPLMMQTAESLKKISEKLDIPLIFKSSFQKDNRSSLEYYQGPGLEKGLKLLQKIKQTFDIPVLSDVHYPEQVDAAAEVLDVIQIPAYLCMQTTLTVAAAKTGKVINLKHGQFLAPDNMIKPVQKCEQSGNTKIILTERGYTFGYNDLVVDPRSFYHLNQIGYPVVFDVTHSIRRYGIPSADPKGGNREFLGTLARAGVASGIDGLFIETHPCPAEALCDAASQLPLSQLEEFLKPLLELHAVVKKYEEKITV, encoded by the coding sequence ATGGCTAAAAAAATTGTACAAGTAGGTAATATTGCTTGTGGAGCGGATAAGTTGTTTCTTATATCAGGTCCTTGTGTGATAGAAAGTGAGCCTTTGATGATGCAGACTGCGGAAAGTTTGAAAAAGATTAGTGAAAAACTAGATATTCCCCTTATTTTCAAGTCATCATTTCAAAAAGACAATCGCAGTAGTTTAGAGTACTATCAAGGTCCTGGATTAGAAAAAGGATTAAAACTCCTACAAAAAATAAAACAAACTTTTGATATACCTGTACTTTCTGATGTACATTATCCTGAACAAGTTGATGCTGCAGCAGAAGTTTTAGATGTTATTCAAATCCCAGCATATTTATGCATGCAGACTACTTTGACCGTAGCAGCAGCCAAAACAGGTAAAGTAATTAACTTGAAGCATGGGCAATTTTTAGCACCTGATAACATGATTAAACCTGTTCAAAAATGTGAGCAGTCAGGAAACACCAAAATTATCCTTACAGAAAGAGGTTATACATTTGGATATAATGATTTGGTAGTTGATCCAAGGAGCTTTTATCATCTTAATCAAATTGGGTATCCTGTTGTTTTTGATGTAACGCATTCTATTCGCAGGTATGGTATTCCAAGCGCAGACCCTAAGGGAGGGAATAGAGAGTTTTTAGGAACATTAGCCAGGGCAGGCGTTGCATCAGGAATTGATGGATTGTTTATAGAAACACATCCTTGTCCTGCTGAAGCCTTATGCGATGCTGCTAGTCAATTACCTTTATCTCAATTAGAGGAATTTCTAAAACCTTTGTTAGAATTACATGCTGTGGTCAAAAAATATGAGGAAAAAATTACAGTGTAG